In Mycobacterium tuberculosis H37Rv, a single window of DNA contains:
- a CDS encoding 3-oxoacyl-ACP reductase, translating to MKLTESNRSPRTTNTTDLSGKVAVVTGAAAGLGRAEALGLARLGATVVVNDVASALDASDVVDEIGAAAADAGAKAVAVAGDISQRATADELLASAVGLGGLDIVVNNAGITRDRMLFNMSDEEWDAVIAVHLRGHFLLTRNAAAYWRDKAKDAEGGSVFGRLVNTSSEAGLVGPVGQANYAAAKAGITALTLSAARALGRYGVCANVICPRARTAMTADVFGAAPDVEAGQIDPLSPQHVVSLVQFLASPAAAEVNGQVFIVYGPQVTLVSPPHMERRFSADGTSWDPTELTATLRDYFAGRDPEQSFSATDLMRQ from the coding sequence TTGAAATTGACTGAGTCCAATCGCTCGCCGCGTACCACGAACACGACCGATCTGTCCGGAAAGGTGGCGGTGGTCACCGGCGCGGCCGCGGGTTTGGGTCGGGCCGAAGCGCTCGGCCTGGCCCGGTTGGGCGCCACCGTCGTCGTCAACGATGTTGCTTCCGCCCTGGATGCTTCCGACGTCGTCGACGAGATCGGCGCCGCCGCTGCCGATGCTGGTGCTAAGGCCGTCGCGGTAGCCGGTGATATCAGCCAGCGCGCGACGGCCGACGAACTGCTCGCCAGCGCCGTCGGGCTGGGCGGACTGGACATCGTGGTGAACAATGCCGGCATCACCCGCGACCGGATGCTGTTCAACATGTCCGACGAGGAGTGGGACGCCGTGATCGCGGTGCACCTGCGCGGCCATTTTCTGCTCACCCGCAACGCCGCTGCCTACTGGCGGGACAAAGCCAAGGATGCCGAAGGGGGATCGGTCTTCGGCCGGCTCGTCAACACCTCGTCGGAGGCGGGTCTGGTGGGCCCGGTGGGGCAGGCGAATTACGCCGCCGCCAAGGCTGGCATCACCGCGCTAACCCTGTCGGCGGCGCGGGCGCTCGGGCGCTACGGCGTTTGCGCCAATGTGATTTGTCCGCGGGCGCGCACCGCGATGACGGCCGATGTCTTCGGCGCCGCACCCGATGTCGAAGCGGGCCAGATCGACCCGCTGTCGCCGCAGCATGTGGTAAGCCTGGTCCAGTTTCTGGCGTCCCCGGCTGCCGCGGAAGTCAACGGTCAGGTGTTCATCGTCTACGGTCCGCAGGTGACGCTGGTGTCACCGCCGCACATGGAGCGCCGGTTCAGCGCGGACGGCACGTCCTGGGATCCCACCGAGCTCACCGCGACGCTGCGGGACTACTTTGCTGGTCGGGATCCGGAACAGAGCTTTTCGGCGACCGATCTGATGCGTCAGTGA
- the fdxD gene encoding ferredoxin FdxD: MRVIVDRDRCEGNAVCLGIAPDIFDLDDEDYAVVKTDPIPVDQEDLAEQAIAECPRAALSRGE; encoded by the coding sequence GTGCGGGTGATCGTGGACCGAGACCGATGTGAAGGCAACGCGGTGTGCTTGGGAATCGCACCGGATATCTTCGACCTGGACGACGAGGACTATGCCGTGGTCAAGACCGATCCGATCCCGGTTGATCAGGAGGATCTGGCCGAGCAGGCCATCGCGGAATGCCCGCGTGCGGCGTTGTCGCGTGGTGAGTAG